The Lysobacter gummosus genome includes a region encoding these proteins:
- a CDS encoding TetR/AcrR family transcriptional regulator — MNKTAPRSKAATHDRIVDAAARAIRRSGYHGTGVADIMKAAGLTHGGFYAHFPSRDAMLAEAADRAGSDAVVLMERVAATVPPQQALQAMMRAYLSDTHVKSIETGCATAALGSEMPRQAPEVRRAATRRIKEMIDLVFRHMNDQAPPAAYERALVAVSTMVGALVLARAVDDAGLSEALRDAALNHFIQAA; from the coding sequence ATGAACAAGACCGCCCCTCGCTCCAAGGCCGCCACCCACGACCGCATCGTCGACGCCGCAGCGCGCGCGATTCGGCGCAGCGGCTACCACGGCACAGGCGTCGCGGACATCATGAAAGCAGCCGGCCTCACCCACGGCGGCTTCTACGCCCATTTCCCCTCGCGCGATGCGATGCTCGCCGAAGCTGCGGACCGCGCCGGTAGCGATGCCGTGGTGCTGATGGAGCGCGTCGCCGCCACCGTGCCGCCGCAACAGGCGCTGCAGGCGATGATGCGGGCCTACCTCTCCGACACCCATGTAAAGAGCATCGAAACCGGGTGCGCGACCGCTGCACTGGGTTCCGAGATGCCGCGTCAGGCACCTGAAGTACGGCGTGCCGCCACGCGACGCATCAAGGAGATGATCGACCTCGTCTTCCGCCATATGAACGATCAAGCGCCGCCGGCCGCTTACGAGCGCGCCCTCGTCGCAGTGTCCACCATGGTCGGCGCACTCGTACTGGCGCGCGCTGTCGACGACGCGGGCCTCAGCGAGGCATTGCGCGACGCTGCCCTGAACCACTTCATTCAAGCGGCCTGA
- a CDS encoding glutathione S-transferase family protein, whose protein sequence is MTPIITAFECSPDRGKGLARDMRIRWALEEVGQAYEVRFLSFRDMKQPEHLALHPFGQIPTYEDGDLALFESGAIVLHLAERHAGLLPTDANARMRAIAWMFAALNTVEPPIVERSMAWLVEREETWYAQRQAVLDERVRRRLGELSGRLGDADWLDGDFSAGDLLMVTVLLRLQSSGIVDEFSNLAAFVARATARPAYQRAFQAQLAAFRQAASAGASSPAP, encoded by the coding sequence ATGACCCCGATCATCACCGCATTCGAATGCTCGCCCGACCGCGGTAAGGGACTGGCGCGCGACATGCGCATTCGCTGGGCGCTTGAAGAAGTCGGGCAAGCCTACGAGGTCCGCTTCCTTTCCTTCCGCGACATGAAGCAGCCCGAGCATCTGGCGCTGCATCCTTTCGGACAGATTCCGACGTATGAGGATGGCGATCTCGCGCTGTTCGAGTCCGGCGCGATCGTGCTCCATCTCGCCGAGCGCCACGCGGGCCTGCTGCCGACCGATGCGAACGCGCGCATGCGCGCCATCGCCTGGATGTTCGCCGCGCTCAATACCGTGGAACCGCCCATCGTCGAACGCTCCATGGCTTGGCTTGTCGAGCGCGAGGAGACCTGGTACGCGCAACGGCAGGCGGTCCTGGATGAGCGCGTGCGCCGGCGGCTTGGCGAGCTTTCCGGCCGCCTCGGCGATGCCGACTGGCTGGACGGCGATTTCAGCGCGGGCGACCTGCTGATGGTGACGGTGCTGCTGCGGCTGCAAAGCTCCGGCATCGTGGACGAGTTTTCGAACCTCGCCGCCTTCGTCGCCCGCGCGACCGCGCGACCCGCCTATCAGCGCGCGTTTCAAGCGCAACTGGCGGCATTTCGGCAGGCTGCGTCGGCCGGGGCTTCATCGCCGGCGCCGTAG
- a CDS encoding oxidoreductase yields the protein MKLSRSIALVTGASSGIGKATAERLATAGYTVYGTSRRGAQDGQLPFTMLSLDVTDDESVDAAVGRVIELEGRIDLLVNNAGVGVAPAAAEESSIPQAQAIFDTNFMGIVRMTRAVVPHMRQRGSGRIINIGSVLGFLPLPFGALYAATKHAVEGYSESLDHELRTRGIRVSIVEPAYTKTQFDANFMEPDAKLEEYSQIRASLSATLKAVMNAADPPEVVAEVVLEAARARHPKLRYTAGKLAARLSLLRKFAPATVLDRGIRKDLRLDARKAP from the coding sequence ATGAAACTCAGCAGATCCATCGCACTCGTCACCGGTGCTTCCTCGGGCATCGGCAAGGCCACCGCAGAACGGCTCGCCACCGCCGGATACACGGTCTACGGCACCAGCAGGCGTGGGGCGCAGGATGGGCAACTGCCCTTCACGATGTTGTCGCTCGACGTCACCGACGATGAATCGGTCGATGCCGCCGTAGGCAGGGTGATCGAGCTGGAGGGCCGTATCGATCTGCTGGTGAACAACGCCGGAGTCGGCGTTGCGCCGGCTGCCGCGGAAGAAAGCTCCATTCCCCAGGCTCAAGCCATCTTCGACACCAACTTCATGGGCATCGTACGGATGACGCGCGCCGTCGTGCCGCACATGCGGCAGCGAGGCAGCGGGCGCATCATCAACATCGGCTCGGTGCTGGGCTTCCTGCCGTTGCCCTTCGGGGCGCTGTATGCCGCCACCAAGCACGCCGTGGAAGGCTATTCGGAATCGCTTGACCATGAGCTACGCACGCGAGGCATCCGGGTTTCGATCGTCGAGCCGGCCTATACGAAGACCCAGTTCGACGCGAACTTCATGGAGCCCGACGCGAAGCTCGAGGAGTACAGCCAGATCCGGGCTTCTCTTTCCGCAACGCTCAAGGCCGTGATGAACGCTGCCGATCCGCCTGAGGTCGTGGCCGAGGTTGTGCTCGAAGCGGCAAGGGCGAGGCATCCAAAGCTTCGCTATACGGCCGGCAAGCTCGCCGCGCGCTTGAGCCTGCTGCGCAAGTTCGCACCTGCCACGGTCCTGGACCGTGGAATCCGAAAGGACCTGCGGCTCGACGCGAGGAAGGCACCATGA
- a CDS encoding DUF4265 domain-containing protein — protein MTDLPLTKIAFTDFDGDVETLWAFDLGKGRYKLDNTPWHQYGVSYQDIVSAIDRDGELHFDRVIIKSGYRTLRVRSDGPVPKTLLDALVELGCKYEGAVPSFIGIDVPADVELTSATELLIQSGLEWEHADPTYEEIYGSQV, from the coding sequence ATGACAGACCTGCCTCTGACCAAAATCGCATTTACCGACTTCGACGGCGACGTCGAAACACTCTGGGCATTCGACCTGGGCAAGGGACGTTACAAACTCGACAACACGCCGTGGCATCAATACGGCGTGTCGTATCAGGACATTGTCTCCGCCATCGACCGCGACGGCGAGCTTCACTTCGATCGCGTCATCATCAAATCCGGATATCGGACACTGCGCGTGCGTTCCGACGGCCCGGTTCCAAAGACGCTTCTGGATGCCTTGGTCGAATTGGGATGCAAGTACGAAGGCGCCGTCCCCAGCTTCATCGGCATCGATGTGCCCGCCGATGTGGAGCTGACGTCTGCTACGGAACTGCTGATCCAGTCGGGCCTGGAATGGGAGCACGCCGATCCCACCTATGAGGAAATCTATGGCTCGCAGGTCTGA
- a CDS encoding ABC transporter substrate-binding protein, giving the protein MNTPPSPSGAQRTDGSTVRIGALVPLTRPGWVEAGRHLLAGLELAVRDANDNGGIVGRPLELIVRDTAADPQRAMAAVDELADLGVAALAGEYHSVVARSVAARADALRLPFLCSSAVLDALTEQPTQWVARLAPAQSRGWRIYADFLLNAGHSRIAVAIAPSVYWASGVRILRDCLAPSGGSVVELDISALTAAQVCEQVVAHDATALLLLVGYPEPAVSIVRSVRSDPRLMQLMLGAPAGQPEFAEWASLLGVAGAAIPFLRYLPERFSPLGERVETALRERLAEAPSFVAFEGYDTIAVLADVLRSHGTDWARIAEAWPQVDVEGTRGRIRFARAPGISVWQWAWAPIQVVDRDPAEPERFRIRHAG; this is encoded by the coding sequence ATGAATACCCCGCCTTCGCCATCCGGAGCGCAGCGAACCGACGGATCAACCGTCCGGATCGGCGCGCTGGTTCCGCTGACCCGGCCGGGTTGGGTCGAGGCGGGGCGGCACTTGCTCGCGGGACTCGAACTGGCGGTTCGCGATGCCAACGACAATGGTGGGATCGTCGGAAGACCTCTCGAACTGATCGTTCGCGACACCGCGGCCGATCCGCAGCGGGCCATGGCGGCCGTGGACGAACTGGCGGATCTGGGCGTGGCGGCGTTGGCCGGGGAGTATCACAGCGTCGTCGCTCGCTCGGTCGCGGCCAGGGCCGACGCCCTGCGCCTGCCGTTCCTGTGTTCGTCGGCGGTGCTCGACGCGTTGACCGAACAGCCGACGCAATGGGTTGCGCGCCTCGCCCCGGCGCAGTCCCGCGGCTGGCGGATCTACGCCGATTTCCTCCTCAACGCGGGCCACAGCCGGATCGCCGTGGCCATCGCGCCGAGCGTCTACTGGGCATCGGGCGTCCGCATTCTGCGCGATTGCCTCGCTCCATCCGGCGGCAGCGTCGTCGAACTCGACATCAGCGCGCTCACCGCCGCGCAGGTGTGCGAGCAAGTCGTCGCCCATGACGCGACCGCTTTGCTGCTTCTGGTCGGCTACCCGGAACCGGCCGTGTCGATCGTCAGGTCGGTTCGCAGCGATCCGCGCCTGATGCAGCTGATGCTGGGCGCTCCGGCCGGGCAACCGGAGTTCGCCGAATGGGCGAGTCTGCTCGGCGTCGCCGGCGCCGCGATCCCCTTCTTGCGCTACCTGCCGGAGCGTTTCAGCCCGTTGGGTGAGCGAGTCGAAACGGCCCTGCGCGAGCGGCTGGCCGAAGCGCCGTCCTTCGTCGCTTTCGAGGGCTACGACACGATCGCCGTCCTCGCCGATGTGCTGCGATCCCACGGCACGGACTGGGCGCGCATCGCCGAAGCCTGGCCGCAGGTTGACGTCGAAGGCACCCGCGGGCGGATTCGGTTCGCGCGCGCGCCGGGCATCAGCGTTTGGCAATGGGCTTGGGCACCGATTCAAGTCGTGGATCGAGATCCGGCGGAACCGGAGCGGTTTCGGATACGCCACGCCGGCTGA
- a CDS encoding NADP-dependent oxidoreductase — MKAFVLDRYGKTPGLRMGEMPEPDVQADDVLVKVHAAGVNVLDSKIRNGEFKLLLPYRLPLILGNDVAGVVIRVGPNVRRFKPGDEVYARPPAQRIGAFAEMIAMDEKAVAHKPAALSMEEAASLPLVALTAWQVLVERAKLEKGQKVLIHAGSGGVGTVAIQLAKHLGAFVATTTSAANADWVKRLGADVVIDYNQDDFAQVLQGYDVVLNSLGADVLEKSLQVLKPGGKLISISGPPDPEFAKQIGASWFMRQVMRLLSHRIRKQAQRRGVSYSFLFMEANGDQLRALGPLIDAGVIAPVIDRIFPFASTNEAMAYLDKGRAKGKVVIKMG; from the coding sequence ATGAAAGCTTTCGTTCTCGATCGCTACGGAAAAACGCCCGGCTTGCGGATGGGCGAAATGCCGGAACCGGACGTGCAGGCCGATGACGTGCTGGTCAAGGTTCACGCGGCCGGCGTGAATGTCCTCGACTCGAAGATCAGGAACGGCGAATTCAAGCTCCTGCTGCCCTACCGTTTACCGTTGATCCTCGGCAACGACGTGGCGGGCGTGGTGATCCGCGTCGGACCCAACGTGCGGCGATTCAAGCCCGGAGACGAGGTTTACGCCAGGCCGCCTGCGCAGCGGATCGGCGCGTTCGCCGAAATGATTGCGATGGATGAGAAGGCGGTAGCGCACAAGCCGGCGGCGCTCAGCATGGAAGAAGCTGCTTCCTTGCCGCTGGTGGCATTGACCGCGTGGCAGGTACTGGTCGAACGGGCGAAGCTCGAAAAGGGACAGAAAGTGCTCATTCACGCCGGCTCGGGCGGCGTCGGGACCGTTGCCATCCAGCTGGCGAAGCATCTCGGAGCGTTCGTCGCCACCACCACCAGCGCGGCCAACGCGGATTGGGTGAAGCGACTCGGCGCGGATGTGGTTATCGACTACAACCAGGATGATTTCGCGCAGGTACTGCAGGGCTACGACGTTGTTCTCAACAGCCTCGGCGCAGACGTACTCGAAAAGTCATTGCAGGTACTGAAACCGGGCGGCAAGCTCATCTCGATCTCCGGCCCGCCCGATCCGGAGTTCGCGAAACAGATCGGCGCCTCCTGGTTCATGAGGCAAGTCATGCGCCTGCTCAGCCACCGCATCAGGAAGCAGGCCCAACGCCGTGGCGTGAGCTATTCATTCCTGTTCATGGAAGCCAACGGCGATCAGTTGCGCGCACTCGGCCCGCTGATCGACGCCGGGGTTATCGCGCCCGTGATCGACCGGATATTTCCGTTCGCATCGACAAACGAGGCGATGGCCTACCTCGACAAGGGGCGCGCGAAGGGCAAGGTCGTTATCAAGATGGGATAG
- a CDS encoding autotransporter outer membrane beta-barrel domain-containing protein, whose protein sequence is MSGSRSAARGDEDLSKLPPLWRQSIIDNAREQAERDLAQRRRKTLYFSVVTALVTGAIARPAVVQATDHKDTVTGVGEHDRTGGTGNYDPGYDIADENGSLHYRFADGDRVALEGADRDVLAMSIARGNPPVVLDVAGGGWLNLSAVRPQSTTRGSAIGILNDGNTVTVNGNTRISANARDTDQGAGLGNGANAVIGRGGSTTVFNGATDFHARTQGFARAVWASGRSSIVFNGPTTILAESRGTLDAVYNSDGSTITFNGDTRISALSIWPSDNAHAIYNDNTNSRLTVNGDLSLTTVAMGSTAFGVRNQGDMEVFGDATVSVTGTRSTHGIANTHRNAWMIWHGDVDVRVRSEGPENGYAPFGNPSGLSNDRSPGARMRFEGAVNVDVASEAETYGLVSTGFIEFTSPTAPVSFTVAAACNPPDIPNCDRDVYGIRNFGTVNVAGGLTVSTSPFGTGAAYSIWSVPLDSQDASVTVNQAGGRTVQLDGDIATATDVVNGHIGSVDVNFDTSDSWLRGRVNGRQTDAGFTVGKAELAFANGAVWIPQGTGTLSNDFGSGSLSIGSNGAIDMAAAWGRFVPGSVPAHAYRRLLVDSSNTGTGASVALSDGARFMLLSDITGKSGTATADKIVFGSGIKNFSASGTQVVGIVYDPVLDDTSWVNAATIRAGRSIAAAAPIDILDAGAAAGGSAAFSAVAGLDGRWSATYENDLVQFTYRPQVALTADGKKVVLTGIDIPGTGGDSGGNPGGGIGENPGGGTGGNPGSNPGGGTGGNPVGNPGGGTGNGTEIGNGVGILPSQTVLTAADAADSLVNLWKAGAQGSLQQLRGAAPGADPDDNHVWARADAGEITAKTAYSRRYRQNYHGMTIGADHGFALDAGTAAIGLSAGQIRSTADYVQGRGDLTGTTLGLYGRWSADNGNYLLFAASASSLKNRYAARDSEGRDIVGKYRTQAGQLYAEGGHTFKLAKSYYVEPQLGLSLGAIRDSEHTTGNGVRISQDTLDASYARVGVAFGRTLEGARLAGNVYVRAAALHYLGDDLDLTASKQGGSIVPATSDRKGTSGELMLGGDVGFNNKRTSLFLEASGATGAETRQHWAIQAGLRHSW, encoded by the coding sequence ATGTCCGGTTCGCGTTCCGCCGCTCGCGGCGATGAAGATTTGTCGAAACTGCCGCCGCTGTGGCGGCAATCGATCATCGATAACGCGCGCGAGCAAGCCGAGCGGGATCTCGCGCAGCGCCGCCGCAAGACGCTGTACTTTTCCGTCGTCACCGCCCTGGTGACAGGGGCGATAGCGCGGCCCGCCGTCGTGCAGGCGACCGACCACAAGGACACGGTCACCGGCGTCGGCGAGCACGACCGGACCGGCGGCACCGGCAACTACGATCCCGGCTACGACATCGCGGACGAAAACGGCAGCCTGCACTACCGCTTCGCCGACGGCGACCGCGTGGCGCTGGAAGGCGCCGACCGCGACGTGCTGGCCATGTCCATCGCCCGCGGCAACCCGCCGGTCGTCCTGGACGTCGCCGGAGGCGGCTGGCTGAACCTGTCGGCGGTGCGTCCGCAAAGCACCACCCGGGGGTCGGCGATCGGCATCCTCAACGACGGCAACACGGTCACCGTCAACGGCAACACCAGGATTTCCGCCAACGCCCGCGACACGGATCAGGGCGCCGGCCTGGGCAACGGTGCGAACGCGGTGATCGGCCGCGGCGGCAGCACCACGGTGTTCAACGGCGCCACCGACTTCCACGCCCGCACGCAGGGCTTCGCGCGCGCGGTCTGGGCCTCGGGGCGCAGCAGCATCGTCTTCAACGGCCCGACCACGATCCTCGCCGAAAGCCGCGGCACGCTCGATGCGGTCTACAACTCCGATGGCAGCACCATCACCTTCAACGGCGACACCCGCATCTCGGCGCTGTCGATCTGGCCCAGCGACAACGCCCATGCCATCTACAACGACAACACCAACTCCCGGCTGACGGTCAACGGCGACCTGTCGCTGACCACGGTCGCCATGGGTTCGACCGCATTCGGCGTCCGCAACCAGGGCGACATGGAGGTCTTCGGCGACGCCACCGTCAGCGTGACGGGCACGCGCTCCACGCATGGCATCGCCAATACCCATCGCAACGCGTGGATGATCTGGCACGGCGACGTGGACGTGCGCGTGCGCAGCGAAGGGCCGGAAAACGGCTACGCGCCGTTCGGCAATCCCTCCGGCCTCAGCAACGACCGCTCGCCCGGTGCGCGCATGCGCTTCGAGGGCGCAGTGAACGTCGATGTCGCCTCGGAGGCGGAAACCTACGGCCTGGTCAGCACCGGCTTCATCGAGTTCACCTCGCCCACCGCGCCGGTGTCGTTCACCGTCGCCGCCGCTTGCAACCCGCCGGACATCCCGAATTGCGACCGCGACGTATACGGCATCCGCAACTTCGGCACCGTCAATGTCGCCGGGGGACTGACCGTATCGACGAGCCCGTTCGGCACCGGCGCCGCGTATTCGATCTGGAGCGTGCCGCTTGACAGCCAGGACGCCAGCGTCACCGTCAACCAGGCCGGCGGCCGCACCGTGCAACTCGACGGCGACATCGCAACCGCGACGGACGTCGTCAACGGTCACATCGGCTCGGTCGATGTCAATTTCGACACATCCGACTCCTGGCTGCGCGGGCGGGTCAACGGCCGCCAGACCGATGCCGGCTTCACAGTAGGCAAGGCCGAGCTGGCGTTCGCCAACGGCGCGGTGTGGATTCCGCAGGGCACCGGCACGCTGAGCAACGATTTCGGCTCGGGCTCGCTGAGCATCGGCAGCAACGGCGCGATCGACATGGCTGCCGCTTGGGGCCGTTTCGTGCCTGGCTCGGTGCCGGCGCACGCCTACCGCCGGCTGCTCGTCGACAGCAGCAACACCGGCACCGGCGCCAGCGTCGCGCTGAGCGACGGCGCCAGGTTCATGCTGCTCAGCGATATCACCGGCAAGTCCGGCACCGCCACCGCCGACAAGATCGTGTTCGGCAGCGGCATCAAGAACTTCTCCGCCAGCGGCACGCAGGTTGTGGGCATCGTCTACGACCCGGTGCTGGACGACACTTCCTGGGTCAACGCCGCGACCATTCGCGCCGGCCGGTCGATCGCCGCGGCTGCACCGATCGACATCCTCGACGCCGGCGCCGCCGCGGGCGGCAGCGCCGCGTTCTCGGCGGTGGCCGGCCTGGATGGCCGGTGGAGCGCAACTTACGAAAACGACCTGGTGCAGTTCACCTACAGGCCGCAGGTGGCCTTGACCGCCGACGGGAAGAAGGTCGTGCTGACCGGCATCGACATCCCGGGAACCGGCGGCGATTCCGGCGGTAATCCGGGAGGCGGTATCGGGGAGAATCCGGGCGGCGGTACCGGAGGGAACCCAGGAAGCAACCCGGGCGGCGGTACCGGGGGAAACCCGGTGGGCAACCCGGGAGGCGGCACGGGCAACGGGACCGAAATCGGAAACGGCGTCGGGATACTGCCGTCGCAGACAGTGCTGACAGCGGCCGATGCCGCCGATAGCCTGGTCAATCTGTGGAAGGCCGGCGCGCAAGGCTCGCTGCAGCAGCTGCGGGGCGCAGCGCCCGGCGCCGATCCGGACGACAACCATGTCTGGGCCAGGGCGGATGCCGGTGAAATCACCGCGAAGACCGCATATTCGCGTCGTTACCGGCAGAACTACCACGGCATGACCATCGGCGCCGACCACGGTTTCGCGCTGGATGCCGGCACCGCCGCCATCGGTTTGAGTGCGGGACAGATCCGATCGACCGCCGACTACGTGCAAGGCCGGGGCGATCTGACCGGAACCACGCTGGGGCTTTATGGCCGCTGGAGTGCCGACAACGGCAACTATCTGCTGTTCGCGGCGAGCGCATCGTCGCTGAAGAACCGGTACGCCGCACGCGATTCCGAAGGCCGCGACATCGTCGGCAAATACCGCACCCAGGCGGGTCAGCTGTATGCCGAAGGCGGCCACACCTTCAAGCTTGCCAAGTCCTATTACGTCGAGCCCCAGCTCGGCCTGTCGCTGGGCGCCATCCGCGACAGCGAGCACACCACCGGCAACGGTGTGCGGATCAGCCAGGACACGCTCGATGCCTCATACGCGCGCGTCGGCGTCGCCTTCGGCAGGACGCTGGAAGGGGCGCGGTTGGCGGGCAATGTGTACGTCCGCGCGGCGGCGTTGCATTACCTCGGCGACGACCTCGACCTCACCGCGTCCAAGCAGGGCGGCAGTATCGTCCCCGCTACCTCCGACCGGAAAGGTACGAGCGGCGAGCTCATGCTGGGCGGCGATGTCGGCTTCAACAACAAGCGCACGTCGCTGTTCCTGGAAGCATCCGGCGCCACAGGGGCTGAAACGCGGCAGCATTGGGCCATCCAGGCGGGATTGCGGCACAGTTGGTAA